Proteins from a genomic interval of Desulfofustis limnaeus:
- the sfsA gene encoding DNA/RNA nuclease SfsA, producing MQFTEPLKPATLIRRYKRFLADLCLPDGRILTVHCPNSGSMKTCSEPGSPVYYSRSANPGRTYPHTLEMVASEGTWVGINTGRSNTIVAEALLRGSITEIAPVESLKKEVRTSTGNRLDLVALSNGVDTYIEVKNCTYVEDRCALFPDAVTARGTKHLQELTRLVRDGRRAVIFFLIQRLDADRFAPAGKIDPLYAETLSTAQSVGVEVLAYQASVSPTAIDIVRPLPLDVPPSL from the coding sequence ATGCAGTTTACCGAACCACTCAAACCAGCCACGCTGATCCGCCGATACAAACGGTTCCTCGCCGATCTCTGCCTGCCGGACGGCCGGATACTTACCGTTCACTGCCCGAATTCCGGCTCGATGAAGACCTGCAGCGAACCGGGGAGTCCCGTCTATTATTCCCGGTCTGCCAATCCCGGCCGCACCTACCCTCATACCCTGGAGATGGTGGCCTCAGAAGGGACCTGGGTCGGCATCAATACCGGCCGGAGCAATACCATCGTCGCTGAAGCTCTGTTGCGCGGCTCGATCACAGAAATCGCTCCGGTCGAATCACTGAAAAAAGAAGTTAGGACATCAACCGGCAACCGGCTCGATCTGGTAGCCCTGAGCAACGGCGTCGACACCTATATCGAAGTGAAGAATTGTACCTACGTGGAAGACCGCTGCGCCCTCTTCCCCGATGCGGTAACCGCCCGCGGCACCAAGCACCTGCAGGAGCTGACCAGACTTGTCCGGGACGGCCGGCGAGCGGTCATCTTCTTCCTGATACAGCGCCTCGATGCCGACCGGTTCGCACCAGCCGGAAAAATCGATCCGCTCTATGCCGAAACCCTGAGCACCGCTCAATCCGTAGGGGTCGAAGTGCTTGCCTATCAAGCCTCGGTCAGCCCGACAGCCATCGACATCGTGCGACCGCTGCCGCTCGATGTTCCCCCCTCACTCTGA
- a CDS encoding dihydroorotase, with the protein MTAVIIIRNGRIIDPINDSDGTGEIWISGNRIVSPGSVDAGDAIRYDAAGSWVVPGLIDMHVHLREPGEEYKETIASGTRAAAAGGFTAVACMPNTRPVNDNGSITTFIRKTAETCPARVYPVGAVSKGSRGEELAEYAEMKEAGIVAVTDDGHPVMNSQMMRRALEYAGSHGLPVISHSEDAALSRNGCMHEGFVSTRLGLRGIPAAAESIMVYREIALAELTGCRMHLAHVSTAASVDLIRRAKERGVPVTAETAPHYFTLTDEAVRGYNTNAKMNPPLRSEADRRVIIEALGDGTFDAIATDHAPHSVLEKDIEFDLAANGIIGLETAVPLTLALVRSGRLTERRLVELLSVNPARILGVPGGTLAVGATADLTVINPTISFVYTEEAVLSKSHNSPFLGQTLTGKAVLTICDGRVGHDELQAR; encoded by the coding sequence ATGACCGCAGTGATCATTATCCGCAATGGCAGAATCATCGATCCGATAAACGATAGTGACGGAACCGGCGAGATCTGGATCAGCGGCAATCGGATCGTCAGTCCCGGCTCTGTCGATGCCGGTGACGCCATTCGCTACGATGCTGCCGGGAGTTGGGTGGTTCCCGGCTTAATCGATATGCACGTTCATTTGCGGGAGCCGGGCGAAGAATACAAAGAGACCATCGCCTCCGGCACCAGGGCGGCGGCGGCCGGCGGCTTCACCGCCGTTGCCTGCATGCCCAATACCCGGCCGGTCAACGACAACGGCTCGATCACCACCTTTATCCGCAAGACCGCCGAGACCTGCCCCGCCCGGGTCTATCCGGTGGGGGCCGTGAGCAAGGGCAGTCGCGGCGAGGAACTGGCGGAATATGCGGAGATGAAGGAAGCGGGCATTGTCGCCGTCACCGACGACGGCCACCCGGTGATGAACAGTCAGATGATGCGGCGGGCCCTGGAGTATGCGGGCAGCCACGGTCTGCCGGTGATTTCCCATTCCGAAGACGCCGCCTTGAGCCGTAACGGCTGCATGCACGAGGGCTTTGTTTCCACCCGGCTCGGCCTGCGCGGTATTCCGGCCGCTGCCGAGTCGATCATGGTCTACCGTGAAATAGCCTTGGCTGAGTTGACCGGCTGCCGGATGCACCTGGCTCATGTCAGCACCGCTGCCAGTGTCGATCTGATCCGTCGGGCCAAGGAGCGGGGCGTGCCAGTGACGGCGGAGACGGCTCCCCACTATTTCACGCTTACCGATGAGGCGGTGCGGGGGTACAACACCAACGCCAAAATGAATCCCCCCTTGCGCAGCGAGGCGGATCGGCGGGTTATCATCGAGGCGCTCGGCGACGGCACCTTCGACGCCATTGCCACCGACCACGCTCCCCACTCGGTGCTGGAAAAAGATATCGAATTCGATCTGGCCGCCAATGGGATCATCGGTCTGGAAACCGCGGTACCGTTGACCCTTGCCTTGGTTCGCAGCGGCCGGCTGACGGAGCGCCGCCTGGTGGAACTTCTCTCGGTGAATCCGGCTCGAATCCTCGGGGTCCCCGGGGGAACCCTGGCCGTGGGAGCGACCGCCGACCTGACGGTCATCAACCCCACCATCAGTTTCGTCTACACGGAGGAGGCGGTGCTGAGCAAGAGCCACAACAGCCCGTTTCTCGGACAGACCTTGACCGGTAAAGCCGTCTTGACAATCTGCGACGGCCGGGTCGGCCATGACGAACTGCAGGCCCGCTGA
- the rimI gene encoding ribosomal protein S18-alanine N-acetyltransferase: protein MPIPWCEAFAIRPLTVGDVAAVARLERQAFSPWPDALVAEELTDPQRLAVVAVLDETVIGWCCGRFCGDEGELLKLSVDGRYRRRGIGTRLLREWETRLQQQGVRGLFLEVRSENWAALELYGRFGYVVVGRRRRYYQAPEDDAVVMSKEFRQGGKDENHS from the coding sequence TTGCCGATTCCATGGTGTGAAGCCTTCGCCATTCGGCCGCTTACAGTCGGTGATGTGGCGGCGGTCGCGAGGCTCGAGCGACAAGCCTTCTCGCCATGGCCGGATGCGCTTGTTGCCGAGGAGTTGACCGACCCGCAACGCCTGGCAGTGGTGGCCGTTTTGGACGAAACGGTGATTGGCTGGTGTTGCGGGCGTTTTTGCGGGGATGAAGGGGAATTGCTGAAGCTATCAGTCGATGGTCGCTACCGCCGCCGGGGCATCGGTACCCGTTTGCTGCGGGAGTGGGAAACCCGGTTACAACAACAGGGAGTGAGGGGCCTGTTTCTTGAAGTTCGATCGGAGAACTGGGCCGCTCTCGAATTATACGGGCGTTTTGGCTATGTTGTCGTTGGCAGGCGCCGCAGGTATTACCAGGCGCCTGAAGACGATGCCGTGGTCATGAGCAAGGAGTTCCGGCAAGGAGGAAAAGATGAAAACCATTCGTGA
- the secG gene encoding preprotein translocase subunit SecG yields the protein METLLIIVHVVVCLFLIGIVLLQHGKGADIGATFGGSSQSLFGTEGPLPLLNKITTLSAVIFMVTSVALAYIASQNSAGSVMSRAVEEKPPVESTVEPQAQTVVPEGSETAPAVAEPPPAPAQQGGETPAQ from the coding sequence ATGGAAACCCTGCTGATCATCGTCCATGTCGTCGTCTGCCTGTTCCTCATAGGCATCGTGTTACTGCAACACGGTAAGGGCGCTGACATCGGTGCAACGTTCGGCGGATCCAGTCAGTCCCTGTTCGGAACTGAAGGACCGTTGCCGCTGCTGAACAAGATCACCACCTTGTCAGCGGTGATCTTCATGGTCACTTCGGTGGCATTGGCCTATATTGCCTCGCAGAACAGCGCCGGATCGGTCATGAGCCGAGCTGTCGAGGAAAAGCCGCCGGTCGAGTCGACCGTCGAACCGCAGGCACAAACGGTCGTTCCCGAAGGCTCGGAAACCGCACCCGCAGTCGCCGAGCCGCCCCCGGCACCAGCCCAACAGGGAGGGGAGACGCCGGCCCAGTAA
- the queC gene encoding 7-cyano-7-deazaguanine synthase QueC: protein MDQHHKRPRAVILLSGGLDSTTVLALATAEGRECYCLSFRYGQKQQIEVERARRVAERFQARQHLVLNLDLGLIGGSALTADIPVPKDRTVETSNEIPVTYVPARNTVMLAHALAWAEVIDASEIYIGVNAVDYSGYPDCRPEFIEAFTTLANLATKAGSTGATRFAIRAPLMHMSKADIIRTGLRLKVDYGQTHSCYDPEAAAACGRCDACRLRLQGFAEVGVADPAPYRNR, encoded by the coding sequence ATGGACCAGCACCACAAGCGGCCGCGCGCCGTCATCCTTCTCAGCGGCGGCCTCGACTCGACTACGGTCTTGGCTCTGGCCACCGCCGAAGGCAGGGAATGCTATTGCCTGAGCTTTCGTTACGGGCAGAAACAACAGATAGAAGTGGAACGGGCCCGCCGGGTTGCCGAACGCTTCCAGGCCAGACAACACCTGGTGCTCAACCTCGACCTGGGACTGATCGGCGGGTCGGCCTTAACCGCCGACATTCCCGTGCCCAAGGACCGCACTGTGGAAACAAGCAACGAAATCCCGGTCACCTATGTCCCGGCCCGCAACACCGTCATGCTCGCCCATGCCCTGGCCTGGGCCGAGGTGATCGACGCCTCCGAAATCTATATCGGGGTCAACGCCGTCGATTATTCCGGCTATCCCGACTGCCGCCCGGAATTCATCGAGGCCTTCACCACCCTCGCCAATCTGGCCACCAAAGCAGGCAGCACCGGAGCCACTCGCTTTGCCATCCGAGCCCCGCTGATGCATATGAGCAAGGCCGACATCATCCGCACCGGGCTGCGGCTCAAGGTGGATTACGGCCAGACGCACAGTTGCTATGATCCGGAAGCGGCGGCCGCCTGTGGCCGATGCGACGCCTGTCGCCTGCGGCTGCAGGGGTTCGCGGAAGTGGGAGTAGCTGATCCGGCACCCTATCGGAATAGATAG
- a CDS encoding type I glyceraldehyde-3-phosphate dehydrogenase — protein sequence MKLGINGLGRIGKLSLWTHVSRKHFSEITVNIGRNVGNSLDDLAAAIERDSTYGRLGTYLYGHQAGRVIEELSDETGRMKINGVPVRILRRDRNPKDIPWRDNGVDLVVDTTGVFKDPTADGGDAKGALRGHLDAGAAKVILSAPFKIKAKGLEMPSDAITMVMGINDDDYQGARHRVISAASCTTTCLSYMIKPLLERIGAENLLSASMVTVHAATGTQQVLDRLPGAGATDLRKNRSILNNIILTTTGAAKALSLVIPEMKNIGFIAESVRIPTSTGSLIILVINIQDEPGKPTQRDFINGVYRDYAEQSPYLVYSEQQNVSSDIIGVPRAAAIIEGTETHTRTASIFVNLSRTPAKQAASQDSLLEVPVTQAVIYGWYDNELGSYTNMLADLTVKIADSMV from the coding sequence ATGAAATTAGGAATAAACGGTTTGGGTCGCATCGGTAAGCTGAGCTTGTGGACGCATGTCTCCCGGAAACACTTTTCGGAGATCACTGTCAATATAGGTCGTAACGTCGGCAACAGCCTTGACGATTTGGCCGCCGCCATCGAGCGTGATTCCACCTACGGCCGACTCGGTACGTATTTGTACGGCCACCAGGCCGGGCGGGTGATCGAGGAGTTGAGCGACGAGACCGGTCGGATGAAGATTAATGGCGTCCCGGTGCGCATTTTACGCCGCGATCGAAACCCCAAGGATATTCCCTGGCGGGACAACGGCGTCGATCTGGTGGTCGACACCACCGGGGTGTTCAAGGACCCGACGGCCGACGGCGGCGATGCCAAAGGCGCGCTGCGCGGGCATCTGGACGCGGGCGCTGCTAAAGTGATTCTTTCAGCACCGTTCAAGATCAAGGCCAAGGGGCTGGAGATGCCCAGTGATGCCATCACCATGGTCATGGGGATCAACGACGACGACTATCAGGGGGCCCGGCACCGGGTCATCTCCGCCGCATCCTGCACGACCACGTGTCTGTCGTATATGATCAAACCGCTGCTGGAGCGTATCGGTGCGGAGAATCTGTTGAGCGCCTCGATGGTGACCGTCCATGCCGCCACCGGCACCCAGCAGGTCCTCGATCGATTGCCCGGAGCCGGCGCCACCGATCTGCGCAAGAACCGCTCCATCCTCAACAATATCATTCTGACCACTACCGGTGCCGCCAAGGCGCTGTCCCTGGTCATTCCGGAAATGAAGAATATCGGCTTCATTGCCGAATCGGTGCGCATCCCGACGTCCACCGGCTCCCTGATCATCCTGGTCATCAACATCCAGGACGAACCGGGGAAACCGACTCAGCGTGATTTCATCAATGGCGTCTACCGGGATTACGCCGAACAAAGCCCGTATCTGGTCTACAGCGAACAGCAGAACGTTTCTTCCGATATCATTGGCGTACCTCGCGCCGCTGCGATCATCGAAGGCACCGAGACCCACACCAGGACCGCCTCTATTTTCGTCAACCTGTCAAGGACTCCGGCGAAACAGGCCGCCTCTCAGGACTCGCTGCTCGAGGTTCCGGTGACCCAGGCGGTGATCTATGGCTGGTACGATAATGAACTGGGAAGCTATACCAACATGCTTGCCGACCTGACGGTGAAAATTGCCGATTCCATGGTGTGA
- the tpiA gene encoding triose-phosphate isomerase, giving the protein MARKPLIAGNWKMHGVLVDACQLAAGLKAHCRGLDDRDVLVAPPFTVISEVSHILRDTAIILAGQNVCWEGKGAFTGEISPVMLRDAGASAALIGHSERRQLFGESDSLVNRRLKGALQFGLTAILCIGETLEEREANRTLDVLERQLRAGLADVGGAQMSSVVVAYEPVWAIGTGKTATSAQAQEAHAFIRHVLADLFEKDIADQVRIVYGGSVKPTNIDELMAQPDIDGALVGGAALDVESFGRIIHFASSR; this is encoded by the coding sequence ATGGCGAGGAAACCATTGATTGCCGGGAACTGGAAGATGCACGGCGTCCTGGTCGACGCCTGTCAGTTGGCTGCCGGTTTGAAAGCACACTGCCGTGGCCTGGATGATCGGGACGTATTAGTCGCCCCACCTTTCACCGTTATCAGCGAGGTTTCGCATATCCTCAGAGATACGGCAATCATCCTGGCCGGACAGAACGTCTGCTGGGAGGGCAAAGGAGCCTTTACCGGCGAGATATCACCGGTAATGTTGCGCGATGCGGGGGCGAGCGCAGCCCTGATCGGGCATTCGGAACGGCGGCAACTCTTCGGGGAGTCGGACAGCCTCGTCAACCGCCGGCTCAAAGGGGCGCTCCAGTTCGGGTTGACGGCTATCCTATGCATCGGCGAGACATTGGAGGAGCGGGAGGCTAACCGTACACTGGACGTGCTGGAACGGCAGCTTCGTGCCGGATTGGCCGATGTCGGTGGGGCTCAGATGAGCAGCGTGGTGGTCGCCTATGAACCGGTGTGGGCCATCGGTACCGGCAAGACGGCGACCTCCGCCCAGGCGCAGGAAGCCCATGCCTTCATCCGGCACGTGTTGGCCGATCTCTTCGAAAAAGATATTGCCGACCAGGTACGGATAGTGTATGGTGGCTCGGTCAAACCGACCAACATTGACGAGTTGATGGCGCAGCCCGACATCGACGGTGCGCTGGTCGGTGGAGCCGCCTTGGACGTCGAGTCGTTCGGGCGGATTATTCATTTTGCCAGTAGTCGTTGA
- the cas3 gene encoding CRISPR-associated helicase Cas3' produces MMNHPDAFVPVAHSKPPSEWQSLESHLEKVAELAGQHATVFGAASWGRLAGLWHDVGKFSCEFQEYIRQVSDAHLEGKPGRVNHSSAGALLAIDRFGKIGRILAYCIMGHHAGLPDWQSELSPRASLSWRLEQMDLLSMVTKVDVPATITEQSLPAEKAKNGTEFSRSLWLRMLFSCLVDADFLDTEAFMEPDKARRRLGYPTLSDLAPLFDSYMNKKKAEAPATKVNNIRSEVLQACLARATDPPGLFTLTVPTGGGKTLSSMAFALRHAEVQNKRRIIYVIPYTSIIEQTADQFRAIFGETVLEHHSNFDQGEASKEDARSRLACENWDAPLIVTTTVQFFESLFASRTSRCRKLHNIAQSVVILDEAQLLPTDFLKPILEVMRELQENYDVTFVLSTATQPALGPHQGSDFEFSGLPGLREIIPPSLNLYDRLQRTKVESIEGLAIPLSWEDLASRLSDHESVLCIVNRRDDARVLWEKMPAGTFHLSALMCGAHRSKRINEIKANLKAQMPTRVISTQLVEAGVDLDFPVVYRAIAGLDSIAQAAGRCNREGVLTQGLVYIFQPESEIPVGYLRQAAEIGRQLLVEQKFDPLALERFEQFFRLLYWIRGSLLDRENILELIGNDPELRISFRTAAEKFKLIDEGAYVPVLVHYEKGGKLIELLRRQGPERWILRQAQRYVVNLPRNVHERLVADRAIEEIHLGIFAQGHGNLYDDNLGFCADRSLVYAPDELLI; encoded by the coding sequence ATGATGAATCATCCTGATGCCTTCGTTCCAGTGGCACATTCCAAGCCACCTTCAGAATGGCAAAGCCTAGAAAGTCATTTGGAGAAAGTCGCTGAGTTGGCCGGGCAACATGCAACGGTATTTGGCGCCGCATCCTGGGGGCGGCTTGCTGGTCTCTGGCATGATGTAGGAAAGTTTTCTTGCGAATTTCAGGAGTATATTCGGCAGGTCAGCGACGCCCATCTAGAAGGCAAACCTGGGCGGGTAAATCATTCTTCCGCTGGGGCGCTATTGGCCATAGATCGATTCGGTAAGATTGGTCGTATCTTAGCCTATTGCATTATGGGACACCATGCCGGATTGCCGGATTGGCAGAGCGAACTTTCACCGCGAGCATCACTTTCATGGCGTTTGGAGCAAATGGATTTGCTTTCAATGGTAACCAAGGTCGATGTCCCTGCCACGATCACAGAGCAATCGCTGCCCGCGGAAAAGGCGAAAAACGGGACTGAATTTTCACGTTCACTCTGGTTGCGTATGCTTTTTTCATGCCTTGTCGATGCAGATTTTCTCGATACTGAGGCCTTCATGGAACCGGACAAGGCCCGACGACGTCTAGGGTACCCCACGCTCTCCGACCTGGCACCTTTGTTTGATAGCTATATGAACAAAAAAAAAGCCGAGGCCCCGGCCACGAAGGTTAACAATATCAGATCCGAAGTGTTGCAAGCCTGCCTCGCGAGGGCCACAGATCCCCCTGGTCTGTTCACGCTTACCGTGCCCACTGGAGGCGGTAAAACGCTTTCATCCATGGCTTTTGCTCTACGTCATGCGGAGGTCCAGAACAAACGACGAATCATCTACGTGATTCCGTATACGAGTATCATTGAACAGACGGCGGACCAGTTCCGCGCCATCTTCGGTGAGACCGTTCTGGAACATCACAGTAATTTTGATCAAGGCGAGGCCTCGAAGGAAGATGCGCGCAGTCGTTTGGCATGCGAGAATTGGGATGCTCCCCTTATTGTCACAACGACGGTGCAGTTCTTCGAGTCCTTGTTTGCTAGTCGCACCAGCCGATGCCGCAAGCTCCACAACATCGCTCAAAGTGTGGTGATACTAGACGAAGCGCAGCTACTGCCAACGGATTTTCTTAAACCCATTCTGGAAGTAATGAGGGAGTTGCAGGAGAATTACGATGTCACCTTTGTGCTTTCCACTGCAACCCAGCCGGCTTTGGGCCCGCACCAGGGCAGCGACTTTGAATTCTCGGGCCTTCCCGGTCTGAGAGAAATCATTCCGCCTTCATTGAACCTCTATGACCGTTTGCAACGCACCAAGGTTGAAAGTATAGAGGGGCTTGCGATACCTCTATCCTGGGAAGATCTCGCTTCACGGCTTTCGGACCATGAGTCCGTGCTCTGTATCGTGAACCGGCGTGACGATGCTCGTGTCCTCTGGGAAAAAATGCCAGCAGGTACATTCCATCTGTCCGCCCTCATGTGCGGAGCGCACCGGTCGAAACGGATTAATGAAATTAAAGCAAATCTGAAAGCCCAGATGCCAACCAGAGTAATCAGTACCCAGCTTGTCGAAGCAGGTGTTGACCTTGATTTTCCAGTGGTCTATCGGGCGATTGCCGGGCTGGACTCCATAGCGCAAGCGGCCGGGCGATGCAATCGGGAAGGAGTGCTTACTCAAGGTTTGGTTTACATCTTTCAGCCGGAAAGCGAGATACCGGTAGGTTATCTTCGTCAGGCAGCTGAGATCGGTCGTCAACTTCTGGTTGAACAGAAATTTGATCCGCTAGCGCTAGAACGCTTCGAGCAGTTTTTTCGCTTGCTCTATTGGATACGTGGGTCCCTGCTCGACAGGGAAAATATTTTGGAATTAATCGGTAATGACCCCGAGTTACGGATCAGCTTCCGCACTGCTGCCGAGAAGTTCAAACTCATTGATGAAGGTGCCTATGTTCCCGTGCTTGTCCATTATGAAAAAGGTGGCAAACTAATTGAATTATTGCGGCGCCAGGGACCGGAACGTTGGATCCTTCGGCAAGCGCAACGATATGTGGTCAATCTCCCACGGAATGTCCATGAGCGACTAGTGGCGGATCGTGCTATTGAAGAAATCCACCTCGGTATCTTTGCGCAAGGACATGGCAATTTGTACGATGATAATCTCGGGTTTTGCGCGGATCGTTCGCTGGTCTACGCACCCGATGAACTACTGATCTGA
- a CDS encoding helix-turn-helix transcriptional regulator yields the protein MSERLKFERFIWFHSQVKRLRFPNSRSLVEEFEVSERTAQRDIEFIRCRLQAPLVFDRRNNGYRYTDNSFEIPVHWLDEANLLALVLAARLATTIPDTTVKDDLCRLIGRMLSLSRTEGYSCLDKLSDKISVKNIEYARVDEKIFRLVVRALFDERSLRIKYRSPYGGTASERAIQPLHLMHYMGSWYLLAWCSTRQAIRDFALSRLQQVKFAEKPIRIPRDLPPIKDLTRIHFGIMQGETTTMVTLHFSNTIAPRILEQIWHPHQQTRIKSDGSLLLGFPTADFRELTRNILSYGAEVRVVEPAELGNHVRSEIEKMFRNICSPDTV from the coding sequence GTGTCCGAACGATTAAAGTTCGAGCGCTTTATCTGGTTTCATTCCCAGGTCAAGCGGTTGCGGTTCCCCAATTCCAGGAGTTTGGTCGAGGAGTTCGAGGTTTCGGAGCGTACAGCACAACGGGACATCGAATTCATCCGTTGCCGACTCCAAGCCCCCCTTGTCTTTGATCGCCGAAACAACGGCTACCGCTACACCGATAACTCCTTCGAGATCCCGGTTCACTGGCTCGATGAGGCCAACCTCCTGGCCTTGGTGTTGGCAGCACGGTTAGCCACGACCATCCCCGATACCACCGTCAAAGATGATCTCTGCCGCTTGATCGGCCGGATGCTGAGTCTTTCCCGCACGGAAGGATACTCCTGTCTGGACAAGCTCAGTGACAAAATCTCCGTAAAAAATATCGAGTATGCCAGAGTCGATGAGAAAATTTTCAGACTGGTAGTTCGCGCTCTTTTTGATGAGCGGTCGTTGCGTATCAAGTACCGATCCCCGTACGGCGGGACCGCTTCAGAAAGGGCAATCCAGCCGCTTCACCTGATGCACTACATGGGGAGCTGGTACCTGCTGGCGTGGTGTTCAACAAGACAAGCCATTCGAGACTTTGCCCTTTCCCGGCTGCAACAGGTTAAATTTGCCGAAAAGCCGATTCGAATTCCCAGAGATTTGCCGCCGATCAAAGATCTTACCCGCATTCACTTCGGGATCATGCAGGGCGAAACCACCACCATGGTAACACTGCATTTTTCAAATACCATTGCCCCCCGCATCCTTGAGCAAATCTGGCATCCTCACCAACAGACCAGAATTAAATCCGACGGTAGCTTGCTGCTCGGTTTTCCCACCGCCGATTTTCGCGAATTAACCAGAAATATCCTCAGCTACGGCGCTGAGGTGCGGGTGGTGGAGCCGGCGGAGCTGGGAAATCACGTCCGCAGTGAGATTGAAAAAATGTTCAGAAATATTTGCAGCCCTGACACTGTTTGA
- a CDS encoding phosphoglycerate kinase, which translates to MKTIRDLDVQGKKVLVRVDFNVPMDGAVITDDIRIREAVPTLRYLQERGARLLICSHRGRPKGKRVDELSMAPVAAHLEAVLGCPVVMAPDCVGPEVERLAGSLADGEVVMLENLRFYEQETKNDPAFSAQLAALAEVYVNDAFAVSHRAHASVVGVPERVAEKAAGFLLQKEVEYFQRAMEDPVRPLAAVVGGAKVSSKLGVLEHILPRVDRLVIGGAMANTFLKSRGIGVGASLVEDDLLEAADRLLKKAAAAGVKVYLPVDFVVAEQFDADAVTKNVTYQDIPNEWLALDIGPATVAYFIEALADARTVVWNGPMGAFEMDPFARGTMALAQAIASGHALSITGGGDSNAAIKKAGVATEIGFMSTGGGAFLEMMEGKILPGIAALTDQP; encoded by the coding sequence ATGAAAACCATTCGTGATCTTGACGTGCAGGGGAAAAAGGTGCTGGTCAGGGTCGATTTCAACGTGCCCATGGACGGGGCGGTGATAACCGATGACATCCGTATCCGCGAGGCGGTTCCGACCTTGAGGTACCTCCAGGAGCGGGGTGCCCGCTTGTTGATCTGTTCGCATCGCGGCCGACCCAAAGGAAAACGGGTTGATGAATTGAGCATGGCGCCGGTGGCCGCGCATCTGGAGGCGGTACTCGGGTGCCCGGTGGTCATGGCGCCGGACTGTGTCGGGCCGGAAGTGGAGCGGTTGGCCGGGAGTCTGGCCGACGGTGAGGTGGTCATGTTGGAAAACCTGCGCTTTTACGAGCAGGAAACCAAGAACGATCCTGCCTTCTCCGCCCAGCTTGCGGCGCTGGCCGAGGTGTATGTGAATGACGCTTTTGCCGTATCCCACCGGGCGCACGCGTCGGTGGTCGGGGTTCCGGAACGGGTGGCCGAGAAAGCGGCCGGTTTTTTGTTGCAGAAAGAGGTTGAGTATTTCCAGCGGGCCATGGAGGATCCGGTTCGACCGCTGGCCGCCGTGGTTGGCGGAGCCAAGGTTTCCTCGAAGCTCGGGGTGCTCGAGCATATCCTGCCTCGGGTTGACCGGCTGGTCATCGGCGGGGCCATGGCCAATACCTTTCTGAAGAGCCGCGGTATCGGCGTCGGCGCTTCGCTGGTTGAGGATGATCTGCTCGAGGCCGCTGATCGCCTGCTTAAAAAGGCCGCGGCGGCCGGAGTCAAAGTCTACCTGCCGGTGGACTTTGTCGTCGCCGAGCAGTTCGACGCCGATGCGGTAACCAAGAACGTCACCTACCAGGACATCCCGAACGAGTGGTTGGCGCTGGACATCGGCCCGGCCACGGTTGCCTATTTCATCGAGGCCTTGGCCGATGCCCGAACCGTCGTCTGGAACGGGCCGATGGGGGCCTTCGAGATGGATCCCTTTGCCCGTGGCACTATGGCCCTGGCCCAGGCCATTGCTTCCGGGCATGCCCTGTCGATCACCGGCGGCGGGGACTCCAACGCGGCCATTAAAAAGGCTGGGGTAGCAACCGAAATCGGCTTCATGTCCACCGGCGGCGGTGCTTTTCTGGAAATGATGGAAGGCAAGATCTTGCCGGGAATCGCCGCCTTAACCGACCAACCGTAG